From the Lathyrus oleraceus cultivar Zhongwan6 chromosome 4, CAAS_Psat_ZW6_1.0, whole genome shotgun sequence genome, one window contains:
- the LOC127137601 gene encoding uncharacterized protein LOC127137601: MASANNDRVCKDGGSSNKPPLFSGQYFDFWKICMKAHLEEQGSDIWEAVQNGPFIPTTVVNGASSTKPQGSWDDDDKKRVLYDKRRLIFYKVHLEWMNSSVSQHVQRSLTREWQPKVTAISEKKSLSTMTSATLFEKLQEYEMELGLLEKHEVQEKKSKSIALKVDSKVVKKEDNPEEDENFMLLVKRLGKYFGAKSSSSDSDSDQSANLALMASHHSDDEDDEVSSNFSIFDNDAQGEIDELLSECKILYKTISSHKNQISTLEENIEKMKNNLKDENEELIKNFACTKCESLAFQIVQLKRVIETYEKGQIGLEHVLSSQRYSNDKSGLGYSNFAKQTSNKTIFVKAKEQIPLDKSNKPKVVHQYNNRKRNKSYYKKKSYSPRYKSNFEPTCFYCGIKGHTPNACYVCLKTSSNQWYLDSGCSRHMTGDLNNFSHLTLKAKGYVTYGDNNKGRILGVGIIGSPPSTSIEDVLFVEDNLSLNVRCLLANNNESWLWHKRFAHIHMEHLNKLIKHDLMSKRIKTMYFGPSRSLRRFASDEHEPEARTFPSQAEYVAYANWSEGRTTFMGGAGGGATHDDEMEDVLGSVGGGQEEED; the protein is encoded by the exons ATGGCTTCCGCAAACAATGATCGTGTATGTAAAGATGGTGGTAGTAGTAACAAGCCTCCTTTGTTTTCCGGTCAATATTTCGACTTTTGGAAAATCTGTATGAAGGCACATTTAGAAGAACAAGGAAGTGACATATGGGAGGCGGTTCAAAATGGTCCTTTTATTCCTACAACGGTTGTCAACGGTGCTAGTTCAACAAAGCCACAAGGATCATGGGATGATGATGATAAGAAAAGGGTTCTCTATGATAAAAGGAGATTAATATTTTACAAAGTGCACTTGGAATGGATGAATTCTTCCGTGTCTCAACATGTACAACG GTCTTTAACAAGAGAATGGCAACCCAAAGTGACGGCGATTTCCGAAAAGAAAAGTTTATCAACAATGACATCCGCTACTTTATTCGAAAAGCTTCAAGAATATGAAATGGAACTTGGACTATTGGAGAAACATGAGGTGCAAGAGAAGAAATCCAAGAGCATTGCCTTAAAAGTTGATTCCAAAGTTGTGAAGAAAGAAGACAATCCCGAAGAGGACGAAaactttatgcttcttgtaaAAAGACTAGGAAAATATTTTGGTGCAAAAAGTTCTTCATCGGATTCCGATAGTGATCAAAGCGCAAATCTAGCATTGATGGCATCACATCATTCCGACGATGAAGACGATGAGGTTAGTAGTAACTTTTCAATTTTTGATAATGATGCTCAAGGAGAAATTGATGAACTTTTAAGTGAATGCAAAATTCTATACAAAACCATTTCATCTCACAAGAATCAAATATCAactttggaagaaaatattgagaaaatgaaaaataatctcAAAGATGAAAATGAAGAATTAATCAAGAATTTTGCATGCACTAAATGTGAGTCACTTGCTTTTCAAATAGTTCAATTGAAGAGAGTTATTGAAacatatgaaaaaggtcaaatcGGATTGGAACATGTTCTTAGTAGTCAAAGATActcaaatgataaaagtggtTTAGGTTATTCAAATTTTGCTAAACAAACTTCTAACAAGACCATTTTTGTAAAAGCTAAAGAACAAATTCCTTTAGATAAAAGTAACAAGCCTAAAGTGGTTCATCAATATAATAATAGGAAAAGGAACAAATCTTATTATAAAAAGAAATCTTATTCCCCTAGATATAAAAGCAACTTTGAGCCTACATGTTTCTATTGTGGTATTAAAGGTCATACTCCTAATGCATGttat gtatgcttgaagaccTCCTCAaatcaatggtatcttgatagtgggTGTTCAAGGCACATGACGGGTGATTTAAACAATTTTTCACATCTAACGCTTAAGGCCAAAGGATATGTtacttatggtgacaacaacaaaggaagaatCCTTGGCGTAGGCATCATTGGTTCACCGCCTTCAACATCTATAGAAGATGTCCTATTTGTAGAAG ATAACTTGTCTTTGAATGTTAGGTGTCTCTTGGCAAACAACAATGAATCATGGTTATGGCACAAGAGGTTTGCTCATATTCATATGGAGCACTTGAATAAATTGATCAAGCATGACTTA atgtctaagagaaTAAAAACCATGTATTTCGGTCCTTCTCGTTCATTGAGACGGTTCGCAAGTGATGAACATGAACCTGAAGCCCGCACATTTCCTTCCCAAGCGGAATATGTTGCTTATGCTAATTGGTCTGAGGGCAGGACAacttttatggggggtgcaggaggtggtgcaaCCCATGACGATGAGATGGAGGACGTCCTTGGATCTGTtggtggtggccaagaggaggaagattga